The genomic DNA GACGGGATCTCGACGCGGCGCACCTTGTCGGTGTTGTAGTCGCCGGCGTAGGGGTCGATGTCGGCGGGGATGGCGGCGGTCCTGGCCAGCAACCCGCGCGGGTTGAGGCTGCCGATCAGGAACCCGGCCGGCATGACATCGAGGTGCCGCAGGGACTCGTAGCGCTGCCAATGGTGCAACGTGGCGAGCCGGTTCCGATCGACCGAGTCCGGCAGGCCGATGTACAGGTCGAGGCCCGACGGCCCGGTGATCTCCTCGGCGAGATAGCGGCCGAGCGTACGGCCGTCGGTGCGGCGGATCAGCTCGGACTCGTACCAGCCGATGGTGATGGCGTGATAGCCGTGCCGGGTGCCGGGCTTCCACGCGGGCTTCTGCGCGGCCAGGATGGCGGAGAGGCGCACCGGATCGGCGATGTCGGACAGCAGTGGGTTGGGCGTCAGGACGCACAGGCCCGCCTGGTGCGCCAGCAGCTGACGCACGGTGCCGTCGCCCTTGTCCTGCGCGGCGAACTCGGGCCAGTACGTGCGGACCCGCTCGTCGTAGTCGAAGAGCCCTTTCGACACCGCGTGCGCAACAGTAAGGGCGGCAACACCTTTCGTCGACGAGAACATGTTGACCATGGTGTCGGCCTGCCACGGCGCCCGGCTGATCCCGTCGCGGTAGCCGCCCCACATGTCGACGACCTTGCGGCCGTCACGGTAGACGCACAGGGCGGCGCCGACCTCGCCGCCGGCCGCGAAGTTGGCCCGGAACGCGTCGGCGACCTTGCCGTAACCGTCGTCAGCATCGCCGTGGACCAAATCGGGGGAGACGGAGACCTTCAGCACCATGTGGTCGATCATCACCCGCGAGCAGGCGCAAAACTGTCGAAATCGGGCACGAAATGGACAGTTTTGCGTCTGCTCGGCATACGACGGCGAGTCGGTAGGCTCGGAACATGTTTGCTTTCCGGCCCAGCCTGCCCGGTCTTCCCGGCCCCGACGAGTTGCGAGCCCTGGTCCGCAAGGTCGACACCGCGCGTCACCACGGCGTGCCGAGCGGCTGCGTACTGGAACTCGACCTGCAGGCCGTGCCGCCCGAGACCGCCGGCTTCGACCCGATCGCCTTCGTCATGGGCAACTCCCGGCCCCTCGTGCTGCGCGACGCCGTCGCCGCCATCCACCGCGCGGCCGACGACAAGCGGGTTGCCGGTCTCATCGCCCGGGTCCAATTGCCCGCTGCCGCAGCGGGTCCGGTGCAGGAACTGCGCGACGCGATCGCCGCGTTCAGCGCCGTCAAGCCGTCCATCGCCTGGGCCGAGACCTACCCGGGCACCATGTCGTACTACCTGGCCTCGGCGTTCCGGGAAGTGTGGATGCAGCCGTCGGGCACCGTCGGGCTGGTCGGTTTCGCCACCAACGCGCTGTTCCTGCGCGACGCATTCGACAAGGCCGGCATCGAGGCACAGTTCGTCGCCCGCGGCGAGTACAAGTCGGCGGCCAACATGTTCACGCAGGACCGCTACACCGAGCCGCACCGCGAGGCCGACGGCCGGCTCATCGAGAGCCTGCACGCCCAGGTGCTGACCGCCATCGCGGAATCCCGCGGCGTCGACGCCGACGAACTCGACACCCTGGTCGACCGGGCGCCGCTGCTGCGCGACGACGCACTCGCCGCCAAACTGGTGGACCGCATCGGGTTCCGTGACGAGGCCTATGCGCGGGTCGGTGAATTGACCGGTGGCGCAGCGGAAGCCGACGGCAAGGATGCGCCACCGCGGCTGTTCCTGTCCCGGTATGCCAAGGCCACCGCCGGCCACACGCTGCCCGAGGTGCCGCCGCTGCCGGGCCGCAAACACAAGCCGACCATCGCCGTCGTCACCCTGGCCGGTCCCATCGTCAGCGGCCGCGGCGGCCCGAGCGCCTTCCCGCCCGGACCGTCGAGCGTCGGCGGCGACACCATCGCCGCGGCCCTACGGGAAGCCGCCGCGGACGACGATGTCACGGCTGTCGTGCTGCGGGTCGACAGCCCCGGCGGTGCGGTCACGGGCTCGGAGACCATCTGGCGCGAGGTGGCGCGACTGCGCGAGGCGGGCAAACCTGTCGTCGCGTCGATGGGCGCGGTCGCCGCGTCCGGCGGCTACTACGTGTCGATGGCGGCCGACCACATCGTCGCCAACGCCGGCACCATCACCGGATCCATCGGCGTGGTGACGGGCAAGCTCGTCACCAAGGGCCTCAAGGAACGGCTCGGGGTCGGCTCGGATGCCGTGCGCACCAACGAGAATGCCGACGCCTGGTCGGCCAACCAGCCCTTCACCGAGGCGCAGCACGCGCACGTGGTGGCCGAGGCCGACCTGTTCTACACCGACTTCGTCGAACGCGTCGCCGACGGGCGCAACCTGCCGGTCGAGGCCGTCGAGCAGGTCGCGCGCGGCCGCATCTGGACCGGCGCCGACGCGCTGGAACACGGCCTGGTCGACGAACTCGGTGGGCTGCGGACCGCCGTGCGCCGGGCCAAGGTGCTGGCCGGTATCGATGTTGAAGCTCCCGTCCGAACCGTCAACTACCCGGGCTCGTCGCTGCTGGATCACGTGCGGCCCAAGGCCTCCTCGCAGCCGGCCGCGGCGTCGTTGCCGGATGCGGTGGCGGCGGTGCTCGGCCGGTCCCTGGTCGGTGCGCTCGGCCAGGCCGAGCGGTCGATGACCGGGGTCAGTGCGCTGTGGCTGGGGGACTACCGCTTCTAGCAGAAGCTCAGCCGAGAGTGCCGCTGATGTAGATGATTTCGCGCATCGGGTCGTCGTCGCCGAGGACCGTCGCCGTCAGCCCGTGCCGGGCATGCAGATCCACCCGGCCGATGCCGGTCATCTGCCAGCCCTTGGCCGCCAGATAGTCTGCGGCGGAGTGCCTTTCGCCGTGGTAGACCAGCGACGGCATGTCCATGTTCAGGCCGAGCTGCTGGAACCCCGCAGCGGCCTCGCGCGCCTTGTCTGCATCGAAATCCTTGAGCCCCGGCACGAATTCAGTGGCCACGGCACTGCCGGGCGCGCTGAGCGCGTGAATGTTGTCGAACAGCTTGTCCTGGGCCTCCGGCGGCAGGTAGATCAACAGGCCTTCGGCCAGCCATGCGGTCGGCCGGCTGGGGTCCAGGCCGGCCGCCCGCAGTGCCGCCGGCCAGTCCTCGCGCAGATCGATCGGCACGGTCCGGCGCTCGGCGGTCGGCTCCGCGCCGAGGCCGGCCAGGGTGCGGGTCTTGAACTCGATGACCTCCGGCTGGTCGATCTCGTAGACGACGGTGCCGTCGGGCCACGGCAGCCGGTACGCGCGCGAGTCCAGACCCGAAGCCAGGATCACCGCCTGGCGGATGCCGCGCTCGGCCGCCGCTGTGAAGTAGTCGTCGAAAAACCGTGTACGCACGGCCATTTCGTCGATGTTGGCACGCGCCCGCGCCGCCGCATCCGGGGCGACGGCGTCGAGAACGGCCAGGTCCAGCTCACCGTCGACCATCTTGGTGAACGCCTCGATCCCGACGGCGCGCACCAGCGGCGCCGCGAACGGATCGTCGATCAGACCGTGTTCGTGGGTGCTGGCGATCGCCCGCCCGGTCGCGACGAGCGTGGCCGTCGCGCCGACGCTCGATGCCAGGTCCCAGCTGTCTCCGTGTGTCCGGGCCATCGCGCTCACGCCTTCCGGTTCAGGACCGCGCGGACGTACTTGAGCTGGGTCCAGGCGCGGGACAACTCGTCGTCCGGGTACTGGAAACCGTTGTCGGCGTGCGCTTGTTCGACCGACCGCGCGGTGACGTCCCAGCCGAGACCGGTCAGGTAGTCCGTGACGTGGTTGCGTTCGCCCTGGTAGATGAGGTCGGCCATTTCGATGTTCGAGCCGAGGGCCTTCATCCGTTCGCGCATCTGTTGCATCCGCTCGTCGTCGAACGCGGAGCTCAGATCGCCGACCTGTTCGGTGGCCACGAAGCTGCCCGGTGCCGACAGGGCGGTGATGTTGTCGAACAACCTGTCCTGGGCCTCCGGCGGCAGGTAGATCAGCAGTCCTTCGGCGATCCACGCGGTGGGCGCCGCGGGATCGAAACCGTTGTCGCGCAGCGCCTGCATCCAGTCGTCGCGCAGGTCGACTGCGACGGTGCGCCGCGTCGCGGTGGGGGCGGCGCCGATATCGGCGAGTGTCGTCGACTTGAACTCGATGACCTCGGGCTGGTCCACCTCGAAGACGACGGTGCCCGCGGGCCAGGGCAGCCGGTAGGCGCGCGCGTCCAGACCGGCGGCCAGGATCACGGCCTGGCGGACGCCGGCCGCGGCCGCGTCGAGGAAGAGCTGGTCGAACCAGCGGGTGCGTACCGTCATGCCCTCCGCCGCGCGTCGCGGGGTGAACGCCGGGTTGACGGCGCTGAGGTCGATGTCGCCGTCCAGCGCCTTGGTGAAGAAGTCCAGCCCGACGGCGCGCACCAGCGGCTCGGCGTACGGGTCGTTGATCAGTTGCTCGCGGTGGGCGAAGGCGCGTTGCCCGGCGACCATGGTCGCGGTGGCCCCCACGCTGGACGCCAGGTCCCAGGAATCTCCGTCGGTTCGTGTCATTGGTTGCCAGCTCCTAGTTCTTGGTGGCCGTCACGGACAGGGAATTACGCAGTGCCGCGGTGTCTTCTGTCTCGGCGAGGGGACGGCCGTACTCGGCGAAAACTTCAAGGCGCGGGCGGGCCGTGGTATTCCAGCCGCTGGCGTCCAGGTGCTCGACCACCGAGGTGCGCTCGCCCTGGTACCAGAGGTCGGTCAGGTTGAGGTCAAGGCCGGCGCCGCGCCACCGCTCGCTCATGGCGGCGCCGCGCTCGCGCATGCCGGCGCCGTGGTCGGTGTGGAACTCCGTGGCCAGGCGGCTACCCGGCGCCGACAGCGCGGTGATGTTGTCGAACAGCTTGTCCTGCGCCTCGGGCGGCAGATAGATCAGCAGCCCCTCGGCGATCCAGGCCGTCGGTGCCGACGGGTCGAATCCGGCGGCGCGCAGTGCGGCCGGCCAGTCCTCGCGCAGGTCGATCGCCACGGTGCGGCGTTCGCACGTCGGGGTGGCCCCGATCTGTGCCATGGTCCCGGTCTTGGCGGCGATCACCTCGGGCTGGTCGATCTCGTAGACGACGGTGCCGGCCGGCCAGTCCAACCGGTAGGCGCGCGAGTCCAGGCCGGCGGCGAGGATGACGGCCTGCCGGATGCCGGCGTCACCCGCGGTGGTGAAGAAGTCGTCGAAGAACTTCGTCCGCACCGCCATCAGGTTGGTCATCATGGCGGCGGCCGTCCCGACCTCGCCGCTGAGATCGACCTGCCCGTCGAGCAGCTTGATGAAGAACTCGACGCCGACGGCCCGCACCAGCGGATCGGCGTACGGATCCCGAATGAGCGGTTCGGCTTCCTTCGTCGCCAGGGCGCGGGCGGTCGCCACCATCGTGGCGGTCGCACCCACGCTCGAGGCCAGGTCCCAGGTGTCGCTGTCGGTCCGGGTCATCGGTTCACTCCTGTCGTGGGCTCAGCGCAGTGCGGTGACGTAGTTGACCTCGCCCATCGAGGGCTGGCCGTTCGGGTCGGCCGCGACGGCCGGCAGGCCGTTGCGGACCAGCAGTTCGTTGGAGGTGACGGCGGTGGTCTGCCAGCCGTGGCCCTGCAGATAGGTGTCCACGTCGGCGCGGTCACCGAGATAGACCAGATCGCTGAAGTCGAGTTCGAAGCCCTGGTCGCGCCAGTGTTCCGACGCGGCCTTCATCCGCTCACGCACGGCGTCCTCGTCGAGGTCCGGGGTGGCCGGCACGCCTTCGGCGCCCATCCGGCTGCCCGGTGCGGACAGTTCGGAGATCTGGTCGAGCAGCCGGTCCTGTGCTTCGGGCGGCAGGTAGCCGAACAGGCCCTCGGCGATCCACGCGGTGGGCTTGGTGGGGTCCAGGCCCGCGGCGCGCAGTGCGGCAGGCCAGTCGTCGCGCAGGTCGATCGCCACCGTGCGCCGTTCGGTGGTCGGCGCCGCGCCGAGATCCGAAAGCGTCTTGGACTTGAACTCGATGACGTCGGGCTGGTCGATCTCGTAGACGACGGTGCCCGCCGGCCAGACCAGGCGGTAGGCCCGCGAGTCGAGGCCCGCGGCCAGGATGACGGCCTGCCGGATACCGGCCTTGCCGGCGTCCCGGAAGAAGTCGTCGAAGAATCTGGTGCGCGCCGCCATCCCGTTGGTCAGCTGCGACATGGTCGGGCCGTAGCCGGCGCCGAACTGGGCGGGATCGGTGGCGCCGTCGACCAGCTTGGTGAAGAACTCGACCCCGACGGCGCGGACCAGGGGAGCGGCGAACGGGTCGTCGATGATCGGGTCTTCGGAATTGGTGGCGAGGGCGCGGGCGGCGGCGACCAGGGTCGCGGTCGCTCCCACGCTCGATGCCAGGTCCCACGTGTCGTTGTCAGTGCGTGCCATCGCGTCGTTCCTGTCGTCGATTACCCGTTGAGCGGGCTGGTAGTTAGCTCATGTAACAACCTGTCGGCGACTGTACGCGCCGTTCCTGAACGCGGCAGAAATGCCGGGTGGCGGCATGTTTCGCCGCGTCCCGGCTGGGTAGGAAGGGTTCGGCGCCGAGCGGATGCAGGTCGCGGGGACGGCAACTGTTATTCTCGGAGACTGATTTGACGGCGCGTCCAGGCAGGTCGGGTACCTGCTGTGTTCGCGCACGGAATTAACCAAACGCTGGACCTGACCAGCCCCATCAGCACGCCGCGGCCCGAGCTCGGCTGCGCAGGAGGAAGAGTGCTTTCGGCTTTTATCTCGTCCCTGCGGACGGCCGATCTGCGACGCAAGATCCTCTTCACGCTGGGTGTAGTCGTCCTGTATCGGGCCGGTGCCGCGTTGCCGTCCCCCGGGGTGAACTACCCGAACGTGCAGAAGTGCATCGAGCAGGTCAGTGGCGGTGACGCCGCACAGGTCTACTCGCTGATCAACCTGTTCTCCGGCGGTGCGCTGCTGCACCTGTCGGTGCTGGCGGTCGGCGTGATGCCCTACATCACCGCCAGCATCATCGTGCAGCTGCTGGTCGTGGTCATCCCGCGCTTCGAACAGCTGCAGAAGGAAGGCCAGTCCGGTCAGGCCAAGATGACGCAGTACACGCGTTATCTCGCGATCGCGCTGGCAGTTCTGCAGGGCACCTCGATCGTCGCGATGGCCGCGAGCGGCAACCTGCTGCAGGGCTGCACCCTGAACATCATCCAGGACCAGAGCATCTTCACCCTGGTCGTGATCGTGCTGGTCATGACCGCGGGCGCCGCCCTGGTCATGTGGATGGGCGAGCTCGTCACCGAGCGTGGCATCGGCAACGGCATGTCGCTGATGATCTTCGCCGGCATCGCTGCCCGCATCCCGTTCGAAGGCCAGTCCATCCTGGAGAGCCGCGGCGGCGTGGTCTTCACCTCGGTCGTGGCCGCAACGCTCATCATCATCGTCGGCGTCGTCTTCGTCGAGCAGGGTCAGCGCCGTATCCCGGTGCAGTACGCCAAGCGCATGGTGGGTCGTCGCATGTACGGCGGCACCTCGACCTACCTGCCGCTGAAGGTCAACCAGGCCGGCGTCATCCCCGTCATCTTCGCCTCGTCGCTGATCTACATCCCGCACCTGATCACCCAGCTGGTCACCGCCGGCGATCCGAACGCGTCCAACGGCTGGTGGTCCAAGGCCGTCGCCAAGTACCTGACCAACCCGGCCGACCCGGTCTACATCGCGATCTACTTCGGGCTGATCATCTTCTTCACGTACTTCTACGTGTCCATCACGTTCAACCCCGACGAGCGGGCGGACGAGATGAAGAAGTTCGGTGGCTTCATCCCCGGCATCCGCCCGGGTAAGCCGACCGCCGACTACCTCCGCTACGTGCTCAGCCGAATCACGCTGCCGGGCTCGATTTACCTCGGATTGATCGCCGTGCTGCCTAATCTGTTCCTGCAGAGCGGCGGCAGCAGTGCACAGAACCTGCCGTTCGGCGGTACCGCCGTGCTGATCATGATCGGCGTGGGTCTGGACACGGTGAAGCAAATCGAGAGCCAGCTCATGCAGCGCAACTACGAAGGGTTCCTCAAATGAGAATGGTTCTGCTGGGACCGCCGGGAGCAGGCAAGGGCACCCAGGCCGAGAAGCTGGCCGAGAAGTTCGGCATCCCGCAGATCTCCACGGGTGATCTGTTCCGTAGCAACATCAGCAAGGGCACCCCGCTGGGTGTCGAGGCCAAGAAGTACCTCGACGCCGGCGACCTGGTGCCGGCCGAGCTGACCAACGCGCTGGTCGACGATCGTCTGGATGCCGACGACACCGCCGCCGGCTTCATCCTCGACGGCTTCCCCCGTTCGGTCGAGCAGGCCGTCGCGCTGCGCGAGATGCTGGCCAAGCGCAACCTGAAGCTGGACGCGGTGCTGGAGTTCCGGGTTTCGGAGTCCGAGCTGCTGACCCGGCTGAAGAGCCGCGGCCGCGCCGACGACACCGAAGAGGTCATCCTCAACCGCATGAAGGTGTACCGGGACGAGACCGCACCGCTGCTCGACTACTACCAGGACGAGCTGGTGTCGGTTGACGCCGTGGGCAGCCTCGACGAGGTTTTCGCGCGCGCCCTGCAGGCGCTCGGTAGCTGAACCACCGTCTCAGGTCAGTAGTTTTCGATGATCGGTCTACCCCGACGCGG from Mycolicibacterium phocaicum includes the following:
- a CDS encoding adenylate kinase, with the protein product MRMVLLGPPGAGKGTQAEKLAEKFGIPQISTGDLFRSNISKGTPLGVEAKKYLDAGDLVPAELTNALVDDRLDADDTAAGFILDGFPRSVEQAVALREMLAKRNLKLDAVLEFRVSESELLTRLKSRGRADDTEEVILNRMKVYRDETAPLLDYYQDELVSVDAVGSLDEVFARALQALGS
- a CDS encoding class I SAM-dependent methyltransferase, whose protein sequence is MTRTDGDSWDLASSVGATATMVAGQRAFAHREQLINDPYAEPLVRAVGLDFFTKALDGDIDLSAVNPAFTPRRAAEGMTVRTRWFDQLFLDAAAAGVRQAVILAAGLDARAYRLPWPAGTVVFEVDQPEVIEFKSTTLADIGAAPTATRRTVAVDLRDDWMQALRDNGFDPAAPTAWIAEGLLIYLPPEAQDRLFDNITALSAPGSFVATEQVGDLSSAFDDERMQQMRERMKALGSNIEMADLIYQGERNHVTDYLTGLGWDVTARSVEQAHADNGFQYPDDELSRAWTQLKYVRAVLNRKA
- a CDS encoding class I SAM-dependent methyltransferase, whose translation is MARTHGDSWDLASSVGATATLVATGRAIASTHEHGLIDDPFAAPLVRAVGIEAFTKMVDGELDLAVLDAVAPDAAARARANIDEMAVRTRFFDDYFTAAAERGIRQAVILASGLDSRAYRLPWPDGTVVYEIDQPEVIEFKTRTLAGLGAEPTAERRTVPIDLREDWPAALRAAGLDPSRPTAWLAEGLLIYLPPEAQDKLFDNIHALSAPGSAVATEFVPGLKDFDADKAREAAAGFQQLGLNMDMPSLVYHGERHSAADYLAAKGWQMTGIGRVDLHARHGLTATVLGDDDPMREIIYISGTLG
- a CDS encoding serine hydrolase domain-containing protein is translated as MVLKVSVSPDLVHGDADDGYGKVADAFRANFAAGGEVGAALCVYRDGRKVVDMWGGYRDGISRAPWQADTMVNMFSSTKGVAALTVAHAVSKGLFDYDERVRTYWPEFAAQDKGDGTVRQLLAHQAGLCVLTPNPLLSDIADPVRLSAILAAQKPAWKPGTRHGYHAITIGWYESELIRRTDGRTLGRYLAEEITGPSGLDLYIGLPDSVDRNRLATLHHWQRYESLRHLDVMPAGFLIGSLNPRGLLARTAAIPADIDPYAGDYNTDKVRRVEIPSANGTGTARALAGLYGAAATGGSEIGFTPEIFDALIAPPRDPSGGTRDKVMRAEIAYALGLCKPIPTFAFGSSGKAFGTPGFGGSFGFADPDTGVGFGYVMNRLGFHLVSDPRELAIRQALFYDVLGARLQN
- a CDS encoding class I SAM-dependent methyltransferase — translated: MTRTDSDTWDLASSVGATATMVATARALATKEAEPLIRDPYADPLVRAVGVEFFIKLLDGQVDLSGEVGTAAAMMTNLMAVRTKFFDDFFTTAGDAGIRQAVILAAGLDSRAYRLDWPAGTVVYEIDQPEVIAAKTGTMAQIGATPTCERRTVAIDLREDWPAALRAAGFDPSAPTAWIAEGLLIYLPPEAQDKLFDNITALSAPGSRLATEFHTDHGAGMRERGAAMSERWRGAGLDLNLTDLWYQGERTSVVEHLDASGWNTTARPRLEVFAEYGRPLAETEDTAALRNSLSVTATKN
- the sppA gene encoding signal peptide peptidase SppA, translating into MFAFRPSLPGLPGPDELRALVRKVDTARHHGVPSGCVLELDLQAVPPETAGFDPIAFVMGNSRPLVLRDAVAAIHRAADDKRVAGLIARVQLPAAAAGPVQELRDAIAAFSAVKPSIAWAETYPGTMSYYLASAFREVWMQPSGTVGLVGFATNALFLRDAFDKAGIEAQFVARGEYKSAANMFTQDRYTEPHREADGRLIESLHAQVLTAIAESRGVDADELDTLVDRAPLLRDDALAAKLVDRIGFRDEAYARVGELTGGAAEADGKDAPPRLFLSRYAKATAGHTLPEVPPLPGRKHKPTIAVVTLAGPIVSGRGGPSAFPPGPSSVGGDTIAAALREAAADDDVTAVVLRVDSPGGAVTGSETIWREVARLREAGKPVVASMGAVAASGGYYVSMAADHIVANAGTITGSIGVVTGKLVTKGLKERLGVGSDAVRTNENADAWSANQPFTEAQHAHVVAEADLFYTDFVERVADGRNLPVEAVEQVARGRIWTGADALEHGLVDELGGLRTAVRRAKVLAGIDVEAPVRTVNYPGSSLLDHVRPKASSQPAAASLPDAVAAVLGRSLVGALGQAERSMTGVSALWLGDYRF
- a CDS encoding class I SAM-dependent methyltransferase, giving the protein MARTDNDTWDLASSVGATATLVAAARALATNSEDPIIDDPFAAPLVRAVGVEFFTKLVDGATDPAQFGAGYGPTMSQLTNGMAARTRFFDDFFRDAGKAGIRQAVILAAGLDSRAYRLVWPAGTVVYEIDQPDVIEFKSKTLSDLGAAPTTERRTVAIDLRDDWPAALRAAGLDPTKPTAWIAEGLFGYLPPEAQDRLLDQISELSAPGSRMGAEGVPATPDLDEDAVRERMKAASEHWRDQGFELDFSDLVYLGDRADVDTYLQGHGWQTTAVTSNELLVRNGLPAVAADPNGQPSMGEVNYVTALR
- the secY gene encoding preprotein translocase subunit SecY, with amino-acid sequence MLSAFISSLRTADLRRKILFTLGVVVLYRAGAALPSPGVNYPNVQKCIEQVSGGDAAQVYSLINLFSGGALLHLSVLAVGVMPYITASIIVQLLVVVIPRFEQLQKEGQSGQAKMTQYTRYLAIALAVLQGTSIVAMAASGNLLQGCTLNIIQDQSIFTLVVIVLVMTAGAALVMWMGELVTERGIGNGMSLMIFAGIAARIPFEGQSILESRGGVVFTSVVAATLIIIVGVVFVEQGQRRIPVQYAKRMVGRRMYGGTSTYLPLKVNQAGVIPVIFASSLIYIPHLITQLVTAGDPNASNGWWSKAVAKYLTNPADPVYIAIYFGLIIFFTYFYVSITFNPDERADEMKKFGGFIPGIRPGKPTADYLRYVLSRITLPGSIYLGLIAVLPNLFLQSGGSSAQNLPFGGTAVLIMIGVGLDTVKQIESQLMQRNYEGFLK